The nucleotide sequence CACGTCGTCGCGCTCGCCATGATGCTGACGCAGGTACACCTCGAGGTCGGCCGCCCGCTTCGCGTGCTCGCGGTCTCGCACGAGGGGCTCGGGGCCGAGGGCGTGGCCGACGTGCAGGAGCACGTCTTCGGCGCACCGGGCCACGGTGGCCCGCACCCGCTTGCCGACGAGGACGGCGTCGTGGCCGGAGTCGACGACGGCGGCGGCCCCGGCCAGGGCGGAGCGCGCCTCGGTCAGCCGGGCGTCGACGATGCCGAGGTGCATGAGCACGATCGCGTCGTCGTGCCGGGAGGGTCGCCGAGACGCGTCGAGGAGGGCTCGTCCCAGCCCGACGGCACCTCCGAACCAGCACGCTGCGACGCTGATGCCGCCCCACGTGAATCCCGGCCGCCGGAGGTACCACCCGGTCTCGCCCACGGGGAACGCGCGGGCGCCGGAGAACTCGACGGAGCCGCTGGGGATCTCCTGGAGCCCGCGTGCGTGCCAGGGCTCCGACGAGACCCTGACCGATGCCTGACCGAGTCGCACCCGGAAGAGCCGGCGTTCCGACTCGTCTACCCAGGCGGTCACGAGCGCGTCCGACAGCACGCTCGCCAGCGAGCACCACGGCTTGACGCCCCGGAGCTCCCAGCCCCGCGGCCCCTCCACCGCCTCGAGGCGCGCACCTGGGCCCTCGGCGGCGAAGACGCCCCAGGTGCCGCCGCGGATCTGCGACGAGTCGGCCTGGTCGAGGATGGTGAGCGCGTCGACGTGCGGCTCGATGGCCCGGGCGACGCCGAGGTCGTGCGCTCCGAGCGTGGCGAGGGCCTCCCAGACGTCCAGGCTGCCGCCCAGTCCGACGAAGGGGCGGAGGGGCCCGAGAGCCTTGCCGAGGTCGAGGGCGTCGTCGACGGTCTCGGGCAGCGCGTCCAGCGCCCGGGCCGTCACCGGTCCGGGCTCACCGGGGGCGAGCGCGACGCGCATCACGGCGCAGCCTGTGGTTCGAGACCGGGCTCCCGGCTGTCCGACAGCGCCTCGACGAGGTGAGCAGCGTATCCCCCCGGCGTCCGGCCCACGGGCCGACCTGAGGTCACGACCTCCGCGACGTCGGAAGCGACGATCACAGCGCCGCGCTCGCGGAGGCGCGCGACGAGCAGGTTGTCCTCGTGCTCGGCCACGGGGTCGAAGCCCGACACCGCCTCGTACGCGCTCGCCCGCACTCCGAGATTCGCGCCGTGCACGTGACCGTTGGGTCTGCCGCGCTCATGCGTCGCGGTCCACCGAGCCCACTGGTCGGCGGTCAGGTCGGCAGGATCCGGCCGCACGGTACCGACCATCACGTCGGCCCCGGCGTCGGCCAGCTCGACCTGGTGTGTCAGCCACAGCGCCGGGACGACGGAGTCGGCGTCGGTGTTGGCGATCCACGCCGACCGCAGCGCCGGCCCGTCGCCGCTCGACAGAGACCGGCGGATGCCTATGCCGCGCGCCACGCCCACGCGGCCCACGCGCACGACGGCCAGGTCGACGCCGCGATCCCCGTACGAGCGCACGATCTCCTCGGTCGCATCCGCGCAGGCATCGGCCACCACCACAATCGTCACGTCGACGGCGGGGTGGGTGACGGCGACCTCGGCACGCGCCGCGATCAGCGAGTCGAGGCACGGGCAGATGAGTGCGGCCTCGTCGCGAGCCGGAACGACGACCGCGACCGACTGGATCTTGCCGTCCATCTGGGAGTCTCCGGTCACACGATGCCTGTTCTGCGCGCGACGGAACGGTCGTCGACACCGAAGACGTCGAGCACGAAGTCAGCCTCCTCGTGATGCACCAGCCGACTCAGCATCGACTCGAAGGCGATGAGGCGGTGCACGGCGTCGCCGGTCTGCACGAAGTCGGGCTCGTCGCGCCGCCAATGACAGGCGAGCAGCACGCCGGTCGGGGCGAGCTGCTCCTCGATGCGCGAGACGAGGTCGGAGAGCCGGTCTCGGCTCAGGTAGTAGGCCACCTCGGAGAGCACGATGAGGTCCCAGGGGCCGGGCGGCAGGCCCTCGCCGACATCGACGCGGGCGACCTCGACGTGGGTGAGCGGGGCGAGCCGCTCCCGGGCGCGAGACAGAGCACTCTCGGCCACGTCGACGGCTAGCACCCGGTCAACTCGGCGAGCCAGCTCCTCGGTGAGCACCCCGATCGAGCAACCGACCTCGAGCACCTGGCCGTAGTGCTCGTCGGGGAGCGAAGCGAGGGTGATGGCGCGCTTGCGGATCTCGTACCACCGCGAGGTCACGCTCCACGGGTCGTCATGGAGGGCGTGCTCCTGCTCGAAGTGCTCGTGAAGCCCCGCCGCCGAAGGGCTCACGGCTTAAAGACGACCTTGATGCAGCCGTCCTCCTTCTTCTTGAAGATCTCGTACATCTCGGGCGCGCGATCGAGCGCGACGGGATGGGTGACGAGGTCTTCCGTGCCGAGCGGGTCGGCGGGATCTTCTACGAGGGGCAGGAGGGTCTCGGTCCATTTCTGCACGTTGCACTGCCCCATGCGGATCGTGACCTGCTTGTCGAAGAGGTTGAGGAACGGCGTCGGGTCGGCCGTGCCGCCGTAGACGCCGCTCAGCGAGACGGTGCCGCCGCGCCGCACGATGTCGAAGGCGAGGTGCATGGCCGACAGGCTGTCGATGCCGGCCTTCTGCATGAGCGGCTGCGCGACGCGGTCGGGCAGGCGTGCCGCCGCCTTCTGGAAGAGGCCCACCGGGCCGTGGTCGTGGGCTTCCATGCCGACGGCGTCAACCACGGAGTCGGGGCCACGACCGTCGGTCAGCTTCGCGATCACGTCAGAGATGTCGTCGGTGAGGTCGAGCGTCTCGACGCCATGGCGCTCGGCCATCGCCCGACGCTCGGGCACCGGGTCGACGGCGATGACGCGGTAGCCGCGGTGCACGCCGATCCGCGAGGCGAACTGCCCCACCGGGCCGAGGCCCAGCACGACGAGCGTGCCACCCTCCGGCACCTCGGCGTAGTCGACGCCCTGCCAGGCGGTCGGCAGGATGTCGCTGAGGAAGAGATAGCGCTCGTCGGGCAGGTCGTCGCCGACCACGATGAGGTTCGCGTCGGCGCGCTTGATGCCGAGGTACTCGGCCTGGCCACCGGGAATCTGGCCGTACAGCTTCGTGTAGCCGTAGAGGGTGGCGCCCGAGTCGTACTCGGTCACCTGTGTGGTCTCGCACTGCGAGAACAGGCCGCGATCGCACATGAAGCAGTGCCCGCAGGCGATCACGAAGGGCACGACGACGCGGTCACCGACGTGGATGCGCTCGACGCCCGGCCCGACCTCGCTGACGACGCCCATCGTCTCGTGGCCGAGCACGTCGCCCTTGTCGAGGTAGGGACCGAAGACGTCGTAGAGGTGGAGGTCGCTGCCGCAGATGGCGGCGGAGGTGACACGGATCACGGCGTCGCCGGGCTCGACGATCGTGGGGTTCGGCACCTCTTCGACGCTGACGTTCTCGACGGACTGGTAAGTGAGAGCCTTCATGGTGACGGTCTACACACTCCGTGGTGTGCGGGGTACAGCGACTGGCGCTCAGCGGACCTCGGGTTGGTCGGAGGCGGCTCCGCCCTCGGCCAGCCACGCCAGGCGCTGCAACGCCTCCGTGTTGCGCACCTTGATCGCCACCGCCATGAGCGGCTCCGGCACGAGGGCGCCCGGACCCGACGACGCGTACTCGTCCATGCGGACGACGCTTCCGCTCCCCCGAGGCTGCGCGTCGATGATCACGTGCGCCTCCCCGATCGGCCAGCCGCGCGCGACGAACTCGGCGTGCCGGGGAGCGTCCCACGCGATCACCGACGTCGTGTCATCGATGACGGCGGGCCAGACGCCGAACGAGTGGTGGATCTGCGAGTCGGGCGCCGGCCACGCGGCGTCGACCTCGCGGATGCGCGACGCCCCGACGACCCAGCTCGGAAACAGCCAGCCGTAGGCCAGCACGCGGAAGACGGCCTCGGGTGAGGCCTCGATGTAGCGGTGGCGGACGGCTATGACGGTGCCTCTCAGTGGATGCGGGTGTTGCTGGTGATGGAAGTGGAGATCAGGAATCGATGCCGAGGTGCGGCAGCTCAGTGATGCCGAACTCGTGTCGGAGGGCGCTGCGGGCGGCGTACGCCCCGTTGTCAGGTGGCATCGTCGGGGCAAACCGGGAGAGGCACCTTTCCGAACCTCACGGGGTGCCCAGATCACCCGGTGGCGCCTTCTCACGCAGGCATGAGAAGGCGCCACGCTTTCCAGTCTTTCGCCGATCCCAAATCACGAAGGACATCCACCGGCGAAACCGCCCCACTACGTGAGAGGCCATTTGAGGTGCAGGTGCGGGCGGGCATGGGGGATGCGCGCCCGCACCCGGATGCGACCCAGGACGTGGGCCGACCTACCCGGCGATGCGGGTAAACGAACGGTATCGGGTCACCGTCCGGAACGCTCGGGGTTGACGCGCGTGCTCCCTCATGACGTAGGGACGTCGAACCCTACCCGGCCTCTCCCGCGCCATACACTGGGACCAGGCCGGGGAGCGACACCTGACTTCTGCTGCAAGATCTCCGCACCCTTAGGCCCATCTCATTGAGCTCATGCGCTGCGACAGCGGATCGGCGTAGGGTCCGGGCTATGCCAGGACGACAAATGAACGGGGTGAAGAATCCCGAGATGTATGAGGAACTCCGCAAAGAGGGCAACTCCAAGGAGAAGTCAGCCCGGATTTCAAACGCTGCCGCAAAGCGCGGGAAGTCCGCGGTCGGCAGGAAGGGAGGTGAGAGCGGCTCCTACGACGATTGGACGGTCGCCGACCTCCGGAAAAGTGCGAAGGAGCTTGGCCTCACCGGGTACTCAGACAAGCGGAAGAGTGAGTTGATCAAGGCGATCAGGAAGCACTGACCGACTCCCAAGTCGCCTCGTAATGCGGCATTTCTGGGCCTGTCTAGTCCTCTTCCAGACCCACTCTGGACAAGCACCGACCAGCGAACAGTGCTACGGCCGACCTTGGCCGACTCTGATCGGCGTTCCATCGGCCCGTAGAGCCCCGTCCACAGACGCGCTCAGTGGGGTACGCCCGGCTTCGCCACGTCAGGCCGTCGGGCATACCGTGTGACATCATGAGCCCCTCGCATGCCGATGAATCCCTGCCGGTTGATGCGATCCCGACGGGCGTCGACGGGCATCACGGTCGACACATCGTCGGTGAGCAGCCGCCTCGACCAGCAGCCGACCGTCAGCAGGCTACGGAGCGGAAGCACGACGGCGACGACCCGAACCGGTGGCGAGCCCTGGTCATCATCCTCATCGGCGGCGGGATCGTGCTCCTCGACGTCTCGATCGTTAACGTCGCTCTCGAGTCGATCTCGAAGGGGCTTCCCGGTGCCTCGGCGGAAGCGGTGCAGTGGGTGTTGTCGGGCTACGCCCTGTCGTTCGGGCTCCTGCTCGTGCCGGGTGGTCGGCTCGGGGACGTCACGGGGCGGCGGCGCATGTTCGTGCTCGGCATCGCCCTCTTCACGCTGGCGAGCGCTTTCTGCGGCTTCGCACCCAACGGTCTCTTCCTGGTCATCGCCCGTCTCGTCCAGGGGCTCGCGGGTGGCCTGCTCACCCCGCAGGTCACAGCGCTCATCCAGCAGCTGTTCCAGGGGCGCGAGCGGGGCACGGCGTTCGGCCTCTTCGGCGCGACGACGGGAATCGCGACGGCGATCGGGCCTCTAGCGGGCGGGGCGCTCATCGCGGCCTTCGGCGAGACCGAGGGCTGGCGATTCGTGTTCTACGTCAACCTGCCCATCGGCATCATCACGATCCTGCTCGCGTTCCGTCTCATACCGGCCGACAAGAAAGAGCGCGACAATAAGCGGCACGATTTCGATCCTTTTGGAATCGCTCTTCTCGGCGCGGCCGTGGTGGCTCTTCTGCTGCCGTTCGTGCAATCGCAGGAGTGGCCCGGCGCCGGCAAGTACTGGCTGGTCGTCGTGGCGGTTGTTTTCGCTGGGCTGTTCCTTCTCTGGGAGCGTCACTACGGTAAGACCCGCGAGGCCGTCGTCGACCTGACGCTGTTCACACGACGTTCGTTCTCGCTGGGGGTGCTCCTCGCGACCGCCTATTTCGGCGGCTTCACTCCGTTGTTCTTCGTGGTCACACTCGCCTTGCAGTCGGGCCTGAAGTACTCCGCGCTCCTTGCTGGTGTGTCGACGGTGTCGTTCGCCGTCGGCTCGGGCATCGCCGCGACGATCGGCGGCAGGATCGTGCACCGGTTCGGCCGGCAGCTCATCATCGTCGGCTGCATCCTCGTGCTGTGGGGCCTCGCGGGTGTCATTATCGTCGTCACCTACCACTACGGGCCCGACCTCGGCTGGTGGCTGATCGTCCCGTTGCTCGTGGGCGGAATCGGCTCCGGGCTGACGATCGCCCCGAATCAGACACTGACCCTGGCCGAAGTCCCCGTATCGCAAGGAGGCACGGCCGGGGGCCTGATCCAGGTCGGCGCCCGCGTCGGATCGGCGATCGGAATCGCGGCGGTCGGCAGCCTCTTCTACGGGACACTGGCGTCACAGCACGGCGATTACTCCAAGGCCCTGCCCCTCGGGCTCGGCGTCTCGCTCGGCTTCGTCGCGGCGGCGCTGGCCGCCGGCATCGTCGACAGCGTCATCGGACGGGTGCGAGACTCCCGCATCGAGTGAAAGTCACAGCTCGTCGTTCGGGCGAGCCTCGTGGTGGGCGCGACCGTGCGTTCGCCGCTCCTCCTTCATCTCCGCCTCGAAGAGGTGGCGGCGACCCCCGACCAGGTCATCGCGAGCCGTCTTTTCGAAGTCCTTGACCGTGGCGTAGTAGCCGTCGTCGTAGTCCTCGACGACCTGGAACGTCCATCGGCCGTGGATCACATTGCGGCCGATCACGCCGTTGCGAAGGCGGTCGGCCAGCTCCCGTTGCCCAGCCGCGTCGAACAGGTCGGCGGCCTCGCCGAGTGCGAGGTCCGCACGGCCCGTCAGTCGGTGGAATCCGTAAAGGAACCCTCGGGCCTGCTCGACGACCTCGAGAGCCTCGGAGAGTTTGCCGAGGGCCTCCACCGTTTCGTTCGTGACACCATCGGGCCTCGTATGTGCCGCATCCGGGCGGTCGTCTGAAGAGGGCAAGCCGTCTGCCATTACGACCGGCGGACGCTGAGGCTCATGCCCCGCGCCCGGTCTTCTGCTGGAGCCGCTCGATGTGCTCACTCGCTTCGGCCTTGGTCATGTCGGCGGGCAGCTCTTCGCGGGCGAGCGTGTCGAGGTAGCTCTTCTGGGCGGCCGTCCTGGGCTCGTCGCCGGTGACCCAGTCCTCGGGATCTTTTGAGGCCGGGTTCGCAGGATCAGGTGCGGGTCCGCCGAGTGTCTCGACAGAGAGTTCATCGTCGCTCATGCCGTCGAACCTACGCTCGGGCTCAGCGGTTCATCGCAGTCCACGGCCGGGCAGGGCGGCCATGAAACAGTCATCAGTCGTCGCCTGCGGGCGTCTTGCCCGTGTAGATCGAGCCGATGTCGCTCTCCGCGTCGTCGTCGGTCCCGGCGTCGTCGTCGGGCTGTCCGACGAGGTCGCCGGCAAGCCCGTTCGTCTGGTCGAATCCGGTGGCAGGTTCCTGCTCGTCGGGTGTGTTGTCGTTCGTGTCGCTCATGGTCGACTCCTTCGTCGGATGGTGTGCGTCCGTGTGTGGCGGTTCAGTTCTGCCCGCCGCCTTCGGTGTCGTCGGTCGTGTCGCGACCGGTGGGGACGTCGTCGCTGTGAACGTCTGTGTCCGTCTCGTTGCCGCCCTCCGATTCGACTTCTTCCGGGTCGGTGTCGGGCTGTTCGGGCTCGACGTCGGCGGTGGTCTCTTCGGCGGGGTCCGGCTGGCTGTACGTCATGCCCGGCAACGTACGCGGGATCGCGAGACGAGAAGCGGCCTTGTACCCCGAGAGGCCGTTCCACGCAGAGGGAATTCGCCCGGCAACCGCTTGTGAGCCGGTGCAGCCCATGCCTCCGCGTCGGCGATCGCCCTCGTTGCCTCCCCTGCGATCGCGTCGGTACCCTCAGACAATCGGCTCTGGTGTGGATTCGGGAAGGGGAAGGACATGGGGGCGTCTCGCGACCATCCGACGGTACAGAACGGCCTCATGCGCATCGTCGTGCCACGAGCCCGCGCTGCGCGCACTGTGCCACGGGACGACCCCATGGCGGGACTAAGCCTCGAGACAGATGAGTACGTCGCCGCACCGGATCGTGGTGTGTCGCTGTGGCGCCGCGATCACGACGAGCGCCACGAAGCGCGTGCGTAGCGGTCGACGTCGGCCCGCCGAATCGACATTCCATGTCCGGGCGCGGCGAGGTCTGCCAGGAGCCGACCGTCGACGAGTGCCGGCGTGCCGTCGAAGAACTCGCTCTCGATGAGGACGTGGTCGTGGAAGTACTCGACATGGACGACGTCGTCGAAGGCCGGGGCGAGGACCCCGTGCAGGGCGGGCGACGTGTGAGCGCTCAGCGGGACGCCGGCTTCTGCCGCCGCTTCGACGGCGAGCCCGAAACCTGTGACGCCGCCGCACCGTGTCGCGTCGGCCTGAAGGGTGTCGACGGCACCGGCATTGAGCATGGTGCGGAAGTACCAGGGCGTCCACCCGTATTCGCCGGCCGCCACGCGCATCCCGTCAGGAGCGGTCTCGCGCACGAGACGCAACCCGGGGAGGTCGTCGCTCGAGACCGGCTCCTCGAACCAGGTCACGTCGTGCTCGGCGAAACGGTGAGCGAGGTCGATGGCTTCGGAACGCTCGTAGGCGCCGTTCGCATCGACGAACAGGGCGATGTCGTCACCGATCGCCTGGCGAGCGAGGGCGACCCGCGCAGGATCCTGCTCGGGGTGAGTGCCGATCTTCATCTTGACCGCCCTGAGGCCCTCGTCGACCCACCGGCTGAGCTGACGTGACAGCTGGGCATCGGAGTAGTTGGTGAATCCACCGCTTCCAGAGGCCATGACTCCGTCATGCGGCTGACGGCCCGTGGCGCCCCGGGCGAGGAATGCGGTCAGCGCCTCGCCGGCGAGCCGAGCCCGCAGATCGTGCAGGGCGACATCGACGGCTGAGATGGCGGACGCGCTGACTCCGACCCAGCCGAGGTTGCGGACGACGGCACCCATGCGCCAGAAGGTCGCCGTCGGATCGTCGACGTGGGAGTCGAGCACGATGGGCGCGAGCAAGTCACGAATGAGCGGGACCGCCGCCGGTGATGTGTAGGCGTAGCCGAGGCCCGTCAGACCGCCGGCGTCGATCTCCACGACGATCACGTCGGTGCTCTTCCAGGTCAGCGTGCCGTCGCTTTCAGGCATCGCCTCGCCGTCGGTCGTGGTCGGGACCGTGTAGGCGTCGACCCGCAACCGAGTCACCGCCGGCATCGTTCAGTCGTCTTTCTCGTCGAGGTCTCGGTCGCCGCCGAGATGCAGGGCGCCCTTGACGCGGTCCAATCCCTCGGCTGCCATGGCCTTAGCCGAGTCCTTGATGACGTCGAGCTCGACTGGGTCGCCCTTGATGAGCGACTTGGCGGTGTTGAGCGCGTACTCGCGGGTGATGTGCGGAGGCAGTGGCGGCACGTTGCGGCTGACGTACGCGTCGATGACGGTTACGCCGTCGTGGGCGAATGCTGCGTCGAGGGCGGCGGCGACGGCGTCGTCGTCTTTCACGGCGATTCCTCGGAATCCTAGGAGTTCGGCGTAGCCGGCGTAGTCGACCGTCTCGACGTCCTGGGAACCGCGCCACATGGGGTTGCCGTCTTCGGTTCGCATCTCCCATGACACTTGCCCGAGGTCGTCGTTGTGCATGATGACGACGATGAGCTGCTTGTTCTTCCACCGCGACAGGTACTTCTTCACGGTGATGAGCTCGTTCATGCCGAGCATCTGGAAGGCGCCGTCGCCGATGGTGCAGACGACGGGACGGTCGGGGTAGGCAAACTTCGCGGCGGTGGCGTAGGGCATCGCGGCGAGCATGGTCGCGAGACGACCGGAGAGGTCGCCCATCATGCCGCGTCGGAGGCGGATGTGGTGCCCGTACCAGTCGGCGGTGGTTCCTGCGTCGCAGGTGACGATCGCGCCGTCGGGCAGACGGTCGTTGAGGCCGGCGAACACGCGGCGCGGGTTGACGCCGTCGTCGTAGGCGATGTCCGCCTGATCCTGCATCTCGGTCTCCCAGTCGGCCATGTCGGCGGCCGCCTTCTCCTGCCAGGAGCGGTCGTCGTGACGCTTCAGGAGTGGGATGACAGCGGTGAGGACGCTCTTGACGTCGCCCCACAGGTTGACCTCGGTGGGGTAGCGGATGCCGAGCTGCTCGGGTTTGAGGTCGACCTGCACGGCACGTGCCTGACCGGTCGCGGGCAGGAACTGCCCATAGGGGTAATTGGCGCCCAGGATGACGAGGGTGTCGCAGCCCTTCATCTGGTCGAGGCTCGGCTTCGAGCCGAGGAGACCTAGTTGCTGGGTGTGGTAGGCCACGTCGGAGGGCACGACCGCCTTGCCGCGGAGCGACGTGATGATCCCCGCACCGGCCAGGTCGGCGGCCTCGAGCACCTCGTCTGTCGCGCCGGTGGCGCCGTGGCCGACGAGGAACGTCACCTTCTGCCCGGCGTTGATGATCTCGGCCATCGCCTGGATCTCGGCGATCGGGGGCGTGATGGCGGTCGACGCGGCCACGGCGCTCGAGCGGGACACCCAGTTGGCGGGGGCCGGCTCCTGCCAGTCCATGGCCTGAACGTCGTGGGGCAGCACGATCACAGCCGGCTGCAGGCGCAGCTTCGCCGTGCGGAATGCCGTGTCGACGACGACCTGCGCCTGGTCGGGTGTCGTGATGGTCTCGACGTAGCAGGCGACGTCGGCGAAAGTCCGTTCGAGGTTCGACTCCTGCTGCACGAAGGTGCCGAGAGCCGCGAGGCCCTGCTGGCCGACGATGGCGACCACGGGCTGGTTGTCCATTTGGGCGTCGTAGAGGCCGTTAAGCATGTGAAACGCGCCCGGGCTCGAGGTGGCTACGCAGACGCCGACCTCGCCGGTGAACTTCGCGTGCGCCGTCGCCATGAGCGAGCAGATCTCTTCGTGGGTCGGGCGGATGTACTCCAGCCCGTCGCCGTCGCGATCGGTCTTGCCGAGCATCCCGTCGAACTCGCCGATGCCGTCACCGGGGAACCCGAACACGCGGGTGACGCCCCACTCTCGGATGCGCTGGATGATGAATTCACTGACGTTGATGGCCATGAGGTGTTCCTTTCTGTCGTGCGTGCGAGCGGTCAGCCGAAGGTCGGCCCGGCGGTCGCGAGGTGGTCGGCGACGCGTGCGGTGAGCGCCATGATCGTCAGGGCCGGGTTCGCGCTGCCCTGGGTGGGCAGCACGCTGCCGTCGGTGATGTAGAGATTCGGGACGGCGAACGTGCGACAGTTGCCGTCGACGACTCCGTGCTGCTCGTCTGAGGCCATGCGGGCGCCGCCGACCAGGTGCGCGTAGCGCTGGATCGTGATGGTCTCGTCGGCTCCGGCGGCCTCGAGAATCGTCTCCATCGTCTTCGTGGCGGCGTCCATCAACTGGCGGTCGTTGTCGCAGAGCGAGTACGCGAAGTGCGCCACGGGCGTTCCGGTTCGGTCGGTCTCGTCCGCCAGGGTCACCCGGTTGTCGGCCTGCGGAAGCAACTCGCACAGGCCACCCAGAGTCGCCCAGTGAACGTAGTCGGACATGTAGTTGCGGAAGTCGCGCCCCCAGTGGCCCTGGGCCATGACGTGCTCGGCCCAGGTGATCGGCATCGGCGAGATGTTCTGAATCGAGTAGCCGCGCTTGTACGGTTTCGACGGGTCGGTCTCGTAGAACTGCTCAGAGCTGACCTCGGGAGGCGGCGCCTTGAACATCCTGATCTCCGAGTCGAACCGTCCGGCCGTCTGGGGTGCACCCTGCACCATCAGGTACCGGCCGACCTGGTCGAAGTCGTTCGCCAGGCCTTCCGGGAATCGGGCCGACGTCGAGTTGAGCAGGAGCCGCGGAGTCTCGATCGAGTAACCAGCCACCGCGACCATCCGTGCTCGTTGGAACCGGCTGACGCCGTCCTTCACGTAGTGCACCCCGGTGGCCAAGCCCGTCCGCCCGTCGATCTCGACACGGGTGACGAGAGCGTCGGGGCGGATCTCGGCCCCGTGAGCGAGAGCGTCGGGCACGTGGGTGATGAGCGGAGACGCCTTGGCGTTGACCTTGCAGCCCTGAAGGCAGAATCCGCGGTAGATGCAGTGCGGGCGGTTGCCGAAGCGCCCGTTCGGGATCGCGA is from Frondihabitans australicus and encodes:
- a CDS encoding GMC family oxidoreductase, with the translated sequence MSYADIRTRNESAWLLEKNGALGHGLRHDMRRFDDDDEVDLVIVGCGAGGGTLMQRMARHGWKVVALDAGPFWDPEKDWVSDEAGSHKLYWTEPRQIGGSDPVPLGSNNSGRGVGGSMVHYAGYTPRFHPSDFETFTRDGVGADWPIDYDDLKPFYEHIEAELPVAGDDWPWGDSHTYPHRPHPVGGNGEIFQRGALAAGIEAHVGPVAIPNGRFGNRPHCIYRGFCLQGCKVNAKASPLITHVPDALAHGAEIRPDALVTRVEIDGRTGLATGVHYVKDGVSRFQRARMVAVAGYSIETPRLLLNSTSARFPEGLANDFDQVGRYLMVQGAPQTAGRFDSEIRMFKAPPPEVSSEQFYETDPSKPYKRGYSIQNISPMPITWAEHVMAQGHWGRDFRNYMSDYVHWATLGGLCELLPQADNRVTLADETDRTGTPVAHFAYSLCDNDRQLMDAATKTMETILEAAGADETITIQRYAHLVGGARMASDEQHGVVDGNCRTFAVPNLYITDGSVLPTQGSANPALTIMALTARVADHLATAGPTFG